The stretch of DNA TTTAAATGAGACGAACATCTATGATCACATCTTCTCCATTTGGTGCTTGATGTGGGTGTCGGATCACGTAAAAGCCTTCAGGAATATTTATGATCTTCTCGTGCCTGGTGGAGGAACTTACCTGATCTTCGTTGAGAAGCACATTATGATTGAGACAATCCTTGAGTTACTTGAGAGGCCAAAATGGCAACCATTCGTCCCGAATCCAAGAGAAGTTTATCCATTCCCCTATCGAAATGATCCAGATCCTGTCGCCAGTATAAAAAGTATGATGGAGGACATTGGATTTATTAATGTGCAAGTTTATTTGGAGACAAATACTTTTGGCTTTTCGAgtgatgaagaatttttgggtAAGACGAAGTTATACagaaaaacagaattttttctcaactgaAATTTATCCGTTTTGCAGGATTCCTAAAAGCCCTTCCGAATCCTCTGCATTTGATGACGGAAGAAGAGCAGGAAGAGTACCTAAAGGAAGCCCTTGAAATTGGTTATGCCAACAATGCTATTACAGATCCGAGTGAATTTAAAGATGctggaaaaaattttatagtttacggggaaaaataaaaagatttttcctctaCATATAGAGCAAATTCTCTGAATACTCTACGTTCTACAAGGacatacaataaaaaagataaCTTACTTATAAAACATGTAAAGCACtgtaaaggaaaataataaaataaataataaaataaatcttgttcttattaaaaaaaattaaatcgtGGGCTATGAGATAAAAGCCAATAGTTACGGAAAGCTTAAAAACTAATCGTTAATTTACTCATTTTGCAGCTTAGTCAGAAGCTATAATTAATAAACAAGTTTAAAGCCTTCAGAACACAAATAGAACAGAAATTACACATTGttataaaatcttaaatttaataatgagGCTATTCTCCGAGAGGCCGTATAAAGCATTTCATTATCATAGTTCAATGTTCAAACGTAAAATTATTCTCGATACTTTGCcaaggggtatttatctggcaaatatttggaaattttcgccgaatatttttttaattcatttcgaATGTTTTACAGAGTGTTGGTTAATATCGtcatttcttaataatttgtttCATTGATCCTTAAATGTGTTAATTAACGTTTCGAATacttttgattcattttttttattaactttattACACTGttatcacgattttttttaaatgattacaGGCTCTTCATTTGACATAATTTTGCAGTCCTTTTAGCATGTTTTCTTTCTCTAatcttaatcattttttatttaattttttaatagtttttctcaaatattcaaagaattttaaatctcaaattaagtattttccgtattttcaaatattcacaaaaatatgtatccgaattttacttttttttttaatcagttaAACTCCCCTTGCACTTATTTGATTGTATCTGAGTGAGAATATAAAAGACAATCTGCGAATGAAAGTGATCAGTTGAAGTGAAATTTTGTAAGAAGAAGTAAGCAGACATGAGTGTTGGCTTTGATTCACACCTCATTAATCAGTTTAATCGGATTCGTGACTCTGAACTTAAACCGATATTCTCAAAATACGGCTATCTGCTTAATTGGACGCCGAAAGAAGCTATTCTTGATGTTGGCTGTGGAACAGGAGATATATCCTCGAAGTTTATTTATCCACTcattcccaaaaattattcacgCTACGTTTGCTCTGACATATCGCCTACAATGCTTAAGGAAGCGGAGAAGAAGTTTGCGGGGAAACCCAGAGTTTCCTTTGAACTCTTGGACATAACGAAGAAGTTAAATGAAACGAATACCTTTGATCACATCTTCTCTATGTGGTGCCTGATGTGGGTGGCAGATCAGTCGAAAGCCTTCAAGAATATGTACGAACTTCTAGCACCTGGAGGACGAAGTTTCCACGTCTTCATTCAGAGGCATATTTTCATGGAGACAATCTTAGAGGTAATTCAACGCCCCAAATGGAAGAAATTCATTCCAAATCCAAGAGAAGTTTATCCATTCCCCTACCAAAATGATCCTGATCCCGTTGAAAGAATAAGGAGCATGATGAAGAAGATTGGGTACGTTAACGTGGAAGTTTATTTGGAACCAAACACTTTTGCTTTTGccaataaagaagaattttttggtAAGTCCGAAATCctttagagaataaaaaaaacttcttctgAAATACATTTTCGTTTTACGCAGGATTCCTAATGACCCTTCCGAATCCTTTGCATTTGATGACTAAACCTGAGCAAGAAGAGTACTTAAGAGAAAATGTTGAACTGGCTTATGTCAACAATGTTATTAATGAATCGGGTAAATTGGAAGATGCTGGAGACAATTTAGTTGTTTATGGTGAGAAGGAGTAATTATGTTGTgaatatgtaaaatattttaatattttatatggaTAAAATGTGATGATTACTGTTTTggccaattttatttattcatttcttaaaattcttgatGATATTCTTGTTCACGCTCCACGTGAAAGGtctttatatatatatatacgaggtaaattgtcgcttcgctccaatttacctcgccccgcttcgcggggatttgttgcgcttcgcgcaaatttcagagagaaaaaattatgatggtttataagtatATTTGGAAAACTTatcaaacccaaagaaaaaaatttgcaaagagaagaaatcattttcatacaa from Lutzomyia longipalpis isolate SR_M1_2022 chromosome 4, ASM2433408v1 encodes:
- the LOC129794565 gene encoding juvenile hormone acid O-methyltransferase-like → MCADFNIDLLNHFDVIQNSQLPPIFAKYDNLVHWSPNEVILDIGCGSGFTSKEFIYPLIPEDYSRYVCSDISQAMVQEAEKTFADYPKVFFQQLDIAKDLNETNIYDHIFSIWCLMWVSDHVKAFRNIYDLLVPGGGTYLIFVEKHIMIETILELLERPKWQPFVPNPREVYPFPYRNDPDPVASIKSMMEDIGFINVQVYLETNTFGFSSDEEFLGFLKALPNPLHLMTEEEQEEYLKEALEIGYANNAITDPT
- the LOC129794566 gene encoding juvenile hormone acid O-methyltransferase-like: MSVGFDSHLINQFNRIRDSELKPIFSKYGYLLNWTPKEAILDVGCGTGDISSKFIYPLIPKNYSRYVCSDISPTMLKEAEKKFAGKPRVSFELLDITKKLNETNTFDHIFSMWCLMWVADQSKAFKNMYELLAPGGRSFHVFIQRHIFMETILEVIQRPKWKKFIPNPREVYPFPYQNDPDPVERIRSMMKKIGYVNVEVYLEPNTFAFANKEEFFGFLMTLPNPLHLMTKPEQEEYLRENVELAYVNNVINESGKLEDAGDNLVVYGEKE